The following proteins come from a genomic window of Candidatus Zixiibacteriota bacterium:
- a CDS encoding DEAD/DEAH box helicase family protein, giving the protein MTNDEIARFFNDTQAYIQGNPDLRDPQVEGWFRTRQHFRNSSEHAILQIPVGCGKTGLMALLPFGIAQGRVLVIAPNLEIRRGISTAFDIAGRDCFWTFTRVLTDVNHGPYTAVLDGQDANIHDCENSHIVVTNIQQLASRADRWLPAFPDGFFDLIMVDEGHHNVARSWERVFERFPNAKVVSLTATPFRGDGREIAGEVVYAYPFRTAMVRGYIKQITAVNVAPQEIFFTYRGDSRHHTLEEVLQLRDEEWFSRGVALAPECNRSIVDASIQWLQHLRQSGTFHQLIAVACSVDHSRQVRSLYAERGLNAREIHSNMPADQIEEVLQDLRRSRIDCIVQVRMLGEGFDHPNLSVAAIFQPFRSLSPYVQFIGRVMRVIHQNNPQHLDNRGIAVSHVGLNIDRHWDDFRRIDREDQELIQGWLESGDERPPADEPGRRRRLTPDMVVQDEIISHFVEQAYLDPMDDAVIDDLIEEFRRRGLDPETLGLSRDNLRQRLIQARTRESMEPREIPVTPQRRRQEARRRLNERSRTLANRVVTAIGASINGRNIALAYPELRSVNNFAAVIQIVNRFVNERLEADVGTRGEIPLERLEEVLGQIDQIGDEVQSDIQDRLSRR; this is encoded by the coding sequence ATGACGAATGATGAAATAGCACGTTTCTTTAACGACACCCAGGCGTATATCCAGGGTAATCCCGACCTACGCGATCCCCAGGTCGAGGGATGGTTCCGTACACGCCAGCATTTTCGGAACAGTTCCGAGCACGCTATTCTCCAGATTCCAGTGGGTTGCGGCAAAACGGGGCTCATGGCTCTGCTTCCCTTCGGTATCGCCCAGGGTCGTGTTCTGGTGATCGCTCCGAACCTTGAGATACGCCGAGGTATCTCTACGGCTTTCGATATTGCCGGGCGGGACTGCTTCTGGACTTTTACGCGTGTCCTCACCGACGTAAATCATGGCCCGTACACGGCCGTCCTGGACGGTCAGGATGCGAATATCCACGACTGCGAAAACTCCCATATCGTTGTAACCAACATCCAGCAGTTGGCGAGTCGAGCTGATCGATGGCTGCCTGCTTTCCCAGATGGTTTTTTCGACCTGATCATGGTTGACGAGGGTCACCACAATGTGGCCAGAAGCTGGGAGCGCGTGTTTGAGCGATTCCCCAACGCCAAAGTCGTGAGCCTGACCGCCACGCCATTCAGAGGCGATGGCCGCGAGATTGCTGGTGAGGTGGTCTACGCATATCCCTTCCGCACAGCCATGGTGCGGGGGTATATCAAGCAGATCACCGCAGTGAATGTTGCTCCACAGGAAATATTCTTCACCTATCGGGGGGATTCCAGACATCACACGCTTGAAGAGGTCCTTCAGCTGCGGGACGAGGAATGGTTCAGCCGAGGTGTGGCCCTGGCCCCGGAATGCAACCGGTCCATCGTGGACGCCAGCATCCAATGGCTTCAACACCTACGACAGTCAGGAACTTTCCATCAGCTGATAGCTGTCGCCTGCTCGGTGGACCACTCGCGTCAAGTTCGTTCGCTTTATGCTGAGCGCGGCTTGAACGCGCGTGAAATCCACAGCAACATGCCGGCGGACCAGATCGAGGAGGTGCTCCAAGATTTGCGTCGAAGCCGCATCGATTGCATCGTTCAGGTCCGAATGCTTGGGGAGGGATTCGACCATCCCAATTTGAGTGTAGCGGCGATCTTTCAACCATTCCGGTCTCTATCGCCCTATGTCCAGTTCATCGGTCGGGTCATGCGGGTGATCCACCAAAACAACCCGCAGCACCTCGACAACCGGGGAATAGCGGTCTCACACGTGGGACTCAACATCGACCGACATTGGGACGACTTCAGGCGCATCGACCGAGAAGACCAAGAACTAATCCAAGGCTGGCTTGAATCCGGCGACGAGCGTCCACCTGCCGATGAACCAGGCCGGAGACGACGTCTTACCCCGGATATGGTGGTCCAAGATGAAATCATCAGTCATTTCGTCGAGCAGGCGTATTTGGACCCGATGGACGACGCCGTTATCGACGATCTGATAGAGGAATTCCGGAGACGTGGTCTTGATCCGGAAACGCTCGGACTATCCCGAGACAACCTCCGTCAGCGCCTCATCCAGGCGCGAACCAGGGAAAGCATGGAGCCTCGTGAGATTCCGGTGACTCCTCAGCGTCGGCGCCAGGAAGCCCGCCGAAGGCTTAATGAGCGTTCCCGGACCCTGGCTAACCGCGTCGTGACCGCGATTGGCGCTTCGATCAATGGACGTAACATTGCTTTGGCCTATCCCGAGCTTCGAAGCGTCAACAACTTCGCGGCGGTCATCCAGATCGTGAACCGTTTCGTCAATGAGCGACTCGAGGCCGACGTTGGAACCCGGGGCGAGATTCCATTGGAGAGACTTGAGGAGGTCTTGGGCCAGATTGACCAGATCGGCGACGAGGTCCAATCCGACATCCAGGATCGCCTTTCAAGGAGATGA